Proteins encoded in a region of the Planococcus citri chromosome 1, ihPlaCitr1.1, whole genome shotgun sequence genome:
- the LOC135836000 gene encoding uncharacterized protein LOC135836000 codes for MASIFNSKFAQSVQTNHHLRGSKSNIALQPALRRYPFIWVNTAAATAAATAAAAAAAASIAAISSIIAPIVITLIVALIIALIIVLIISSVVAVTSIAIIIVIRSIFSAVIASITVILIIVATTLLIVVASAAAVAVASTLIVVITTTAAVASTLIIITVVATLVVAPVVVVVATVAVATLAITPVIISR; via the coding sequence ATGGCTAGTATATTTAACTCGAAATTCGCGCAATCTGTCCAAACAAATCACCATTTGCGAGGTTCCAAATCTAATATTGCGCTTCAACCTGCGCTCAGGCGGTACCCCTTCATCTGGGTCAACACCGCCGCCGCTACCGCCGCCGCTactgccgccgccgccgctgctgCTGCGTCTATCGCCGCTATTTCTTCGATTATCGCGCCAATCGTTATTACGTTGATCGTTGCGTTGATCATTGCGTTGATCATTGTATTGATCATTTCTTCGGTCGTGGCTGTCACGTCTATCGCGATTATTATCGTTATCAGATCGATATTCTCGGCTGTCATCGCGTCGATCACGGTTATTCTGATTATTGTAGCTACTACCTTGCTGATCGTTGTTGCGTCCGCCGCCGCTGTAGCTGTTGCGTCTACCTTGATTGTTGTAATCACCACCACTGCAGCTGTTGCGTCTACCTTGATCATTATAACGGTCGTTGCTACCTTGGTTGTTGCGCcagtcgttgttgttgttgcgaCTGTTGCTGTTGCCACCTTGGCTATCACGCCTGTGATCATTTCGCGGTGA